A window of the Clupea harengus chromosome 8, Ch_v2.0.2, whole genome shotgun sequence genome harbors these coding sequences:
- the LOC105902356 gene encoding protocadherin gamma-C5-like has protein sequence MGPVMRKMPTKLWVLLLFHLTALWNTTDAQIRYTIPEELKEGSIVGNIAKDLNLEVAEISDRRLRIASDSGKQYFDVNLGKGDLIVNQRIDREELCGQSSSCLLPLEMIIENPLNLYRVEIEIQDINDNYPVFQTREHILNIAESTVPGARFRLESAQDSDVGSHSLRSYTLSKNGHFILDVKTNKDGTKLPELVLEKSLDREKETVHTLLLTAIDGGSPERSGTAEITVRVLDINDNAPVFDKAVYDVQLQENTALGVVVVTVKAVDQDEGLNAEIMYSFGPHTTEALHELFSVDTATGEVKVKNQVDYESGSSYKFDIVARDKGVPAMEGLCSIHLDILDINDNVPEIILKSLPSPVREDAPVGTVVALISAKDVDTGDNGRVILSLAPGLPFTLKPSISNNYALVTGATLDREMNPTFMVEIRASDSGSPPLTSKKNIKVDVLDVNDNPPVFAQSLYTVYVQENSAAGSILCSVSASDSDLGENAKITYSVINSKGGDIPISSYAYINSENGTVFSMHSFDYEKIKVFQFLVQAKDQGSPSLSSNATVHVFIQDQNDNVPTVIYPSAVLGSVSHQRMPRSAKTGHLVTKVTAVDADSGHNAWISYRLAEATDSSLFAVNLYTGEVRTKRSVSEQDDSSQRLLIEIKDNGEPVQSTTVTVDILIEDGLHEPISDFRQKATEKDKKKSKITFYLILSLASVSVLSLVTFFILLIKCARDSRDNGSCCISRDSDGYKNPNRNLQIQLNTDGPIKYVEVLGGDMMSQSQSFGSYLSPVSEFSDLTFVKPSSTLDFKDTLRGLDASLPDSAWTFESQQQLNSCL, from the exons ATGGGGCCAGTGATGAGAAAAATGCCCACAAAGCTGTGGGTGCTCTTGCTGTTTCACCTAACAGCCTTGTGGAATACAACGGACGCGCAAATTCGGTACACTATTCCCGAGGAATTAAAGGAGGGTTCAATTGTTGGCAATATCGCTAAAGACCTTAATTTGGAGGTGGCTGAGATATCCGATCGTAGGTTGAGAATAGCGTCTGACTCCGGTAAGCAGTATTTCGACGTGAATTTGGGGAAAGGCGACCTTATTGTGAATCAGAGAATTGATAGAGAGGAGCTATGCGGGCAGAGCTCAAGTTGTCTTTTGCCTCTGGAGATGATAATAGAAAACCCACTCAATCTGTATCGTGTTGAAATTGAAATTCAAGACATAAATGATAACTACCCCGTATTTCAGACCCGCgaacatattttaaatattgCAGAGTCTACAGTACCAGGCGCAAGGTTCCGTTTGGAATCTGCACAGGACTCTGATGTGGGCTCACATTCATTACGATCGTACACTCTGAGTAAAAACGGTCATTTCATATTAGAcgtcaaaacaaacaaagacggTACTAAATTGCCAGAGCTGGTTTTAGAAAAATCTCTGGATAGAGAAAAGGAAACAGTACACACTCTACTTCTGACAGCCATAGATGGCGGTAGTCCAGAACGGTCTGGGACAGCAGAGATCACTGTTCGTGTTCTGGACATTAATGACAATGCCCCTGTCTTTGACAAAGCCGTGTATGATGTTCAGCTACAAGAGAACACAGCACTTGGAGTGGTCGTAGTTACAGTCAAAGCGGTTGACCAAGATGAAGGATTGAACGCTGAAATAATGTATTCATTCGGACCGCACACAACCGAAGCTTTACACGAGCTGTTTTCAGTTGACACAGCTACTGGAGAGGTAAAAGTGAAAAACCAAGTGGATTATGAATCTGGCAGTTCATATAAATTTGACATAGTTGCCAGAGACAAAGGCGTGCCTGCCATGGAAGGTCTTTGTAGTATCCATTTAGATATTTTAGATATAAACGACAATGTTCCAGAAATAATTTTAAAGTCATTACCTAGCCCTGTTAGAGAGGATGCGCCTGTTGGAACTGTTGTGGCTTTGATAAGTGCAAAGGATGTGGACACAGGTGACAACGGACGAGTCATTTTGTCTCTAGCACCAGGGTTGCCATTTACCTTGAAACCATCGATTTCAAACAACTATGCTCTAGTCACGGGAGCTACATTAGATCGAGAGATGAACCCCACGTTCATGGTTGAAATACGGGCGTCTGACTCTGGATCACCGCCACTTACAtcaaagaaaaacataaaagtTGACGTTTTGGATGTAAATGACAACCCACCGGTATTCGCTCAGTCATTGTACACTGTGTATGTGCAGGAAAACAGCGCGGCCGGCTCCATACTTTGTTCTGTGTCAgcttctgattctgatttgggAGAAAATGCAAAAATAACTTATTCAGTGATAAATTCAAAGGGAGGAGACATCCCAATTTCTTCTTACGCTTACATTAATTCAGAAAACGGAACTGTTTTCAGTATGCACTCTTTTGATTATGAGAAAATCAAAGTTTTCCAGTTTCTTGTGCAGGCTAAAGACCAGGGCTCTCCATCTCTTAGCAGCAACGCTACTGTTCACGTTTTCATTCAGGATCAAAACGACAATGTCCCCACTGTCATTTACCCCTCCGCAGTCCTGGGCTCTGTGTCTCATCAGAGGATGCCCCGGTCTGCTAAAACGGGGCACCTCGTTACCAAAGTAACAGCTGTGGACGCAGACTCGGGCCACAACGCCTGGATTTCCTATAGACTCGCGGAAGCTACAGACTCGTCTCTGTTCGCTGTGAATCTTTATACTGGAGAGGTTAGGACTAAACGCTCTGTTTCAGAGCAGGATGACTCCTCTCAGAGACTGCTTATAGAGATCAAGGACAATGGCGAGCCAGTCCAGTCCACCACAGTCACAGTGGATATACTGATAGAGGACGGACTACACGAACCCATCTCAGATTTTAGACAGAAGGCGActgaaaaagacaagaaaaagagTAAAATCACGTTCTACTTGATCCTTTCGTTAGCCTCCGTGTCTGTGCTGTCTTTGGTAACGTTTTTCATCTTACTAATTAAGTGCGCTAGGGACAGTAGAGACAATGGGAGCTGCTGCATTAGCAGAGATTCTGACGGATACAAGAATCCCAACAGAAACCTACAGATCCAGCTGAACACTGACGGGCCTATTAAGTATGTGGAGGTTCTGGGAGGAGACATGATGTCTCAGAGTCAGTCGTTTGGGTCCTATCTGTCTCCAGTGTCAGAATTCAGTGACTTAACTTTCGTCAAGCCCAGCAGCACACTAGACTTTAAGGACACGTTACGTGGGCTTGATGCGTCATTACCAGACAGCGCGTGGACGTTCGAGAGTCAACAG CAACTGAACAGCTGTTTGTAG